The genomic interval TCCGTGAAGGAGAAGGCGTTGCTGCAAAAGCTTTATTATCTTTAGAAATTGATTTAGATCTTGTGCGTAAGCAAGTAGAAGCGATGATTGGCCAAGGCGATGGCAGTAATGAGGAGTTCACTTATACACCTAGGGCAAAACGTGTTATGGAATTGGCTGTTGCTGAATCGCAGGATCTTGGACATAATTATATTGGAACCGAGCATATTTTATTGGGGTTAATTCACGAAGATGAAGGTGTTGCAGCAAAAGTGCTGTCAGCTTTAGGTGCAGAGGTTGAAAGCGTTCGTGAAGTTGTAATTGATATGTTAGGTGGACAGTCCGCACAGAATGGAAGTGGAAATAGTGAAGGCAAGGTTGCATCGAAAAAAGCAATGCATACGCCAACGCTAAATGAGTATGGCCGCAATTTAAATGATCTGGCATCCGCCGGTAAAATTGATCCGGTCATTGGCCGAGACATGGAAATTGAACGCGTGATTCAGATTTTAAGTCGTCGTACGAAAAACAATCCAATTTTAATTGGTGAGCCCGGCGTTGGGAAAACAGCCGTAGCTGAGGGGCTTGCTCAGCGCATTGTGCAAGGAACTGTTCCGGAGGTTTTGAGTAATAAACGTGTGGTTTCGCTTAATATGGCTTCTGTGGTGGCGGGAGCAAAGTATCGTGGTGAATTTGAAGAACGGTTGCGGAAAATCATTGGTGAGATTGAAAAAGATGGGAATGTAATCTTATTCATTGATGAAATGCATACTTTGATTGGTGCGGGCGCAGCTGAAGGGGCGATTGATGCAGCGAATATTTTAAAACCGGCGCTGGCACGCGGTGAATTGCAAACCATTGGTGCGACTACACTCAACGAGTATAAAAAATATATTGAAAAGGATTCCGCGTTGGAACGTCGTTTTCAGCCGATTACAATTGGAGAACCGTCGGTTGAAGATGCAATTGCAATTTTGCTTGGCATTCGAGATAAGTATGAAGCGTTTCATCGGGCGCAAATTACGGATGAAGCGATTTGTGCGGCAGTGAAATTATCACATCGGTATATTGCAGATCGTTTTTTGCCGGATAAAGCGATCGATTTAATGGATGAAGCGGCGTCGCGTGTACGATTGAAATCTGTTTCGCAGCCGGATAGCATAAAATCTTTGGAGAAAGAATTAGAAAAATTAAAAACAGAAAAAGAAGCGGCTATTACTGCACAAGAATATGAACGCGCTGCGAAAATTCGTGATGAAGAAACTCGAATGAAAGAAAGTTTGGAAACTAAGCAAAAAGAATGGAGTGATCGTGAAAATACACGCATAATCGTAACGCCAGATGATATTGCGCAAGTTGTAGCGACATGGACAGGAATCCCCGTGAAAAAATTAGCGGCGGAAGAATCAGAACGTCTATTACAGATGGAATCCATCTTAGAAAAAAGAGTCGTTGGGCAAAACGAGGCTGTAAAAGCAGTATCGAAAGCAATACGAAGAGCAAGAGCAGGTCTAAAAGATGCAAAACGTCCGATTGGTTCTTTCTTATTCTTAGGGCCTACGGGTGTGGGAAAAACTGAGTTGGCACGCGCTTTGGCAGAAAGTTTATTTGGCGATGAAAATGCAATGCTGCGATTTGATATGTCTGAATATATGGAGAAACATACTGTATCACGATTGGTTGGCGCCCCTCCAGGGTATGTCGGTTTTGAAGAGGGTGGACAATTAACGGACGCAGTGCGTCGTAAACCGTATTCTGTTATTTTGTTAGATGAAATTGAAAAGGCGCATCACGATGTATTCAATATTTTATTGCAAGTGTTGGAGGATGGACGTTTGACGGATAGTCAAGGACGGACTGTAGATTTTAAAAAT from Massilibacillus massiliensis carries:
- a CDS encoding ATP-dependent Clp protease ATP-binding subunit; this translates as MNSRFTARAIKVLELAQYEAKELGHNYVGTEHLLLGLIREGEGVAAKALLSLEIDLDLVRKQVEAMIGQGDGSNEEFTYTPRAKRVMELAVAESQDLGHNYIGTEHILLGLIHEDEGVAAKVLSALGAEVESVREVVIDMLGGQSAQNGSGNSEGKVASKKAMHTPTLNEYGRNLNDLASAGKIDPVIGRDMEIERVIQILSRRTKNNPILIGEPGVGKTAVAEGLAQRIVQGTVPEVLSNKRVVSLNMASVVAGAKYRGEFEERLRKIIGEIEKDGNVILFIDEMHTLIGAGAAEGAIDAANILKPALARGELQTIGATTLNEYKKYIEKDSALERRFQPITIGEPSVEDAIAILLGIRDKYEAFHRAQITDEAICAAVKLSHRYIADRFLPDKAIDLMDEAASRVRLKSVSQPDSIKSLEKELEKLKTEKEAAITAQEYERAAKIRDEETRMKESLETKQKEWSDRENTRIIVTPDDIAQVVATWTGIPVKKLAAEESERLLQMESILEKRVVGQNEAVKAVSKAIRRARAGLKDAKRPIGSFLFLGPTGVGKTELARALAESLFGDENAMLRFDMSEYMEKHTVSRLVGAPPGYVGFEEGGQLTDAVRRKPYSVILLDEIEKAHHDVFNILLQVLEDGRLTDSQGRTVDFKNTVIIMTSNVGAKHLKKESAAVGFLTGSQSEVSVEAAKAKVLDEVKRLFRPEFINRVDEMLVFNALTKTELVKIVDIMLQDVMKRLREMEIGMSLTETAKERIIKEGSDFTYGARPLKRAIQKLVEDEIAERILTGEFKAGDHVKIDTVDAALTFVKEDAVKTELKNS